One genomic segment of Gottschalkia acidurici 9a includes these proteins:
- a CDS encoding protease complex subunit PrcB family protein, giving the protein MKKLGIISIVILMILGIILIPKIIKNEGDRQVKFKSIEVSEAPEKIQELIPRYLSEERALACKIDNSIYIILTRGEKSTAGYSAGLERIEQVKNDKNYNLVVHAKYTDPKPDEMVAQVITYPVVVVKTELEGLPDKIKLEVDYEE; this is encoded by the coding sequence GTGAAAAAATTAGGCATAATATCTATAGTAATCTTAATGATTTTAGGAATAATTTTAATACCCAAAATAATAAAAAATGAAGGTGATCGACAAGTGAAGTTTAAAAGCATTGAAGTTAGCGAAGCACCAGAAAAAATACAAGAACTTATTCCAAGATACTTATCCGAAGAAAGAGCTCTAGCATGTAAGATAGATAATAGTATATATATAATATTAACAAGAGGCGAAAAAAGTACAGCAGGATATTCAGCAGGCTTAGAAAGAATAGAGCAAGTGAAAAATGACAAAAATTACAACTTAGTAGTTCATGCTAAATACACAGATCCAAAGCCTGATGAGATGGTAGCACAAGTCATTACCTATCCTGTTGTAGTGGTAAAGACTGAATTAGAAGGACTGCCAGATAAGATAAAATTAGAAGTTGATTATGAAGAGTAA
- a CDS encoding transketolase family protein — protein sequence MSMATRDAYGEALKELGKTNKDVVVLDADLSGSTKTSVFAKEYPERFINVGIAEQNLIGTAAGLATAGKIPFASSFAMFATGRAFEIIRNSVAYPKLNVKVAATHAGLTVGEDGASHQALEDISVMRTIPNMVVICPADGVEAKNAVLAAAEYEGPVYIRLGRSKVPTVFNEENYKFELGKGIELSDGNDVTIIATGVMVSKALEAKEELLKQGVNARVINIHTIKPIDSEIIIKAAKETGAIVTAEEHNIIGGLGSAVAEVLVENSPAPLERVGVKDTFGESGSGDSLLEKYGLTKENIVESAKKAISRK from the coding sequence ATGAGTATGGCAACTAGAGACGCATATGGAGAAGCGCTAAAGGAATTAGGAAAAACAAACAAGGATGTTGTAGTTCTAGATGCAGACCTTTCTGGATCTACAAAGACATCAGTATTTGCAAAAGAATATCCAGAAAGATTTATAAATGTAGGAATAGCAGAGCAGAACTTAATAGGAACTGCAGCTGGACTTGCTACGGCAGGTAAAATACCTTTTGCTAGCTCTTTTGCTATGTTTGCTACAGGAAGAGCTTTCGAAATAATTAGAAACTCTGTAGCATACCCTAAGTTAAATGTAAAAGTAGCAGCTACTCACGCAGGATTAACTGTAGGAGAAGACGGAGCATCACATCAAGCATTAGAAGATATAAGCGTAATGAGAACTATACCTAACATGGTTGTTATATGTCCGGCAGATGGAGTAGAAGCTAAAAATGCAGTATTAGCAGCAGCAGAATATGAGGGACCAGTATATATAAGATTAGGAAGAAGTAAAGTTCCTACTGTATTTAATGAAGAGAATTATAAATTTGAGCTAGGAAAAGGAATAGAATTAAGTGATGGTAATGATGTGACTATTATAGCTACTGGAGTAATGGTTTCAAAAGCACTAGAAGCAAAGGAAGAATTACTAAAGCAAGGTGTAAATGCTAGAGTTATAAATATTCATACAATTAAGCCTATAGATAGTGAAATAATAATAAAGGCAGCTAAAGAAACAGGAGCTATAGTTACTGCTGAAGAACATAATATTATAGGCGGATTAGGAAGTGCAGTTGCAGAAGTATTAGTAGAAAATAGTCCGGCTCCACTAGAAAGAGTAGGAGTTAAAGATACTTTTGGAGAATCAGGAAGTGGAGATTCATTACTTGAAAAATACGGATTAACTAAGGAAAACATAGTAGAATCTGCTAAGAAAGCTATAAGTAGAAAATAA
- a CDS encoding transketolase, which translates to MGNNCEFKKIATTIRKDIIKMLNESKSGHPGGSLSAAEILTALYFKEMNIDPKNPKWEDRDRFVLSKGHASPVLYSVLAERGYFPKEELMKFRKVGSMLQGHPDMKGTPGVDMSTGSLGQGLSAASGMALAGKIDNKEYRVYALVGDGEVQEGIIWEAAMLAAHYKLDNLTVFLDHNGLQIDGENTVVMNVEPLDKKFEAFGWNVLKVDGHCFDEIFNALEESKKTKEKPTIIIAKTIKGKCVSFMENKAEWHGNAPNDEQCKIALEELGGEN; encoded by the coding sequence GTGGGAAATAATTGCGAATTTAAGAAAATAGCAACTACAATTAGAAAAGACATTATAAAAATGTTAAATGAATCAAAATCAGGACATCCAGGAGGATCACTATCTGCTGCTGAGATTTTAACAGCTCTATATTTTAAAGAGATGAATATAGATCCTAAAAATCCAAAGTGGGAAGATAGAGATAGATTTGTACTATCAAAAGGACATGCTTCACCAGTATTGTATTCTGTACTAGCCGAGAGAGGATATTTTCCAAAAGAAGAACTTATGAAGTTCAGAAAAGTAGGATCTATGCTTCAAGGACATCCAGATATGAAAGGAACTCCTGGAGTAGATATGTCTACAGGTTCACTTGGACAAGGGCTTTCTGCAGCTAGTGGAATGGCTCTAGCTGGAAAGATAGATAATAAAGAGTATAGAGTGTATGCATTAGTGGGAGATGGAGAAGTTCAAGAAGGAATCATCTGGGAAGCAGCTATGCTTGCAGCTCACTATAAGCTAGATAACCTAACTGTATTCTTAGATCATAATGGATTACAAATAGATGGGGAAAACACAGTAGTAATGAATGTAGAACCACTAGATAAAAAGTTTGAAGCATTTGGATGGAACGTTTTAAAAGTAGATGGTCATTGTTTTGATGAAATATTCAATGCATTAGAGGAAAGTAAAAAAACTAAAGAAAAGCCAACTATAATAATAGCTAAAACTATAAAAGGTAAGTGCGTATCTTTTATGGAAAATAAAGCAGAATGGCATGGAAATGCTCCAAATGATGAACAATGTAAAATTGCATTAGAAGAACTTGGAGGTGAAAACTAA
- a CDS encoding YitT family protein, translating into MVLENKVWYKSVLEYIGITLGTVIIAASINLFIQPHNFAPGGVTGIGIIVKEMTNGLIPLWVTNLCIDLPLFITGLILVGRVFGAKTLYGILSLAFFIWLLPIEDVTNDLLLAAIFGGVLTGTGVGIVFKFGGTTGGTDLAGFMLNKYFPGVSISSFMMAIDSLVVIASGIVTRDLKIPLYSIISLYISTKVIDLLLNGFSYAKAFFIISEFPEEIGQLILKELDRGVTVLKGRGFYTGKDKDILLCIVNRSQITRLKETVHSVDNKAFVMVTDANEVLGEGFKELKKS; encoded by the coding sequence ATGGTTTTGGAAAATAAAGTTTGGTATAAAAGTGTACTAGAATATATAGGAATAACATTAGGAACTGTAATTATAGCAGCTTCTATTAACCTCTTTATACAGCCTCATAACTTTGCACCAGGAGGAGTTACTGGTATAGGTATTATAGTAAAAGAAATGACAAATGGACTTATACCACTCTGGGTTACTAACTTGTGTATAGACTTACCACTATTTATAACAGGATTGATATTAGTAGGAAGAGTATTTGGTGCTAAGACTCTTTATGGTATATTATCTTTAGCATTTTTTATATGGTTACTTCCTATAGAGGACGTTACTAATGACTTACTACTTGCAGCTATTTTTGGTGGAGTACTTACAGGTACAGGTGTAGGTATAGTTTTTAAGTTTGGGGGAACAACAGGAGGAACTGATCTAGCAGGATTTATGCTAAACAAGTATTTTCCAGGAGTTAGTATATCTAGCTTTATGATGGCTATAGATAGTTTAGTAGTTATCGCATCTGGGATAGTTACTAGAGATTTAAAAATACCTTTGTATTCTATTATTTCATTATATATATCAACAAAAGTAATAGACTTATTATTAAATGGATTTAGTTATGCCAAAGCATTCTTTATTATATCGGAGTTTCCAGAGGAAATTGGTCAGCTCATACTAAAAGAACTAGATAGAGGAGTGACTGTACTAAAAGGAAGAGGATTCTATACAGGTAAAGATAAAGATATACTTTTATGTATAGTTAACAGATCACAAATAACTAGATTAAAAGAAACAGTACATTCTGTAGATAATAAAGCATTTGTAATGGTTACAGATGCAAATGAAGTTTTAGGAGAAGGATTTAAAGAATTGAAAAAAAGTTAG
- a CDS encoding WecB/TagA/CpsF family glycosyltransferase: protein MRETIRIFGVKIDKLTLNEVVKKVKELLDGDETKTRTIYTPNTEIIMEARKDSKLKDILNDGDLVIPDGIGLIHASRIKKKPLPERVTGFDLSLKLIELSNKFGYSIYFLGGKEGVALEAKKKVEEKYPNINIVGIQSGYFKGTHTGNANHPEEQQIIENINNSKADILFVGFGAPKQENWIYENKDKLNCKIIIGNGGTIDVLAEKVKRAPEIYQKLGIEWLYRLMKDPKRLKRQMSLPIFVLIVLFSREKVVE from the coding sequence ATGCGAGAAACTATAAGAATATTCGGAGTAAAAATAGACAAACTAACTTTAAATGAAGTAGTAAAAAAGGTTAAAGAACTTTTAGATGGTGATGAAACTAAAACTAGAACTATATATACTCCTAATACAGAAATAATAATGGAAGCTAGAAAAGATAGTAAGCTAAAAGATATACTAAATGATGGAGATCTAGTTATACCCGATGGAATAGGACTTATACATGCTTCTAGAATAAAAAAGAAACCACTGCCTGAGAGAGTCACAGGTTTTGACTTATCATTAAAATTAATAGAGTTATCAAATAAATTTGGATATAGCATATACTTTCTAGGAGGAAAAGAAGGTGTAGCATTAGAAGCAAAGAAAAAAGTAGAAGAGAAATATCCTAATATTAATATAGTTGGAATACAAAGTGGGTATTTTAAAGGAACTCACACTGGAAATGCTAATCATCCAGAGGAACAACAAATAATAGAGAATATAAACAATTCAAAGGCAGACATATTATTTGTAGGTTTTGGAGCGCCTAAACAAGAAAATTGGATATATGAAAATAAAGATAAGTTAAATTGTAAGATTATAATTGGAAATGGTGGAACAATAGATGTATTAGCAGAGAAAGTAAAGCGTGCTCCGGAAATATATCAGAAATTGGGAATAGAGTGGCTATATAGATTAATGAAGGATCCTAAAAGATTAAAAAGACAAATGTCACTCCCAATATTCGTACTTATAGTGCTTTTTTCCAGGGAAAAAGTAGTAGAATAA
- the csaB gene encoding polysaccharide pyruvyl transferase CsaB: protein MNKIVISGYYGFNNIGDESILTAIISNLKDNIDDIDITVLSKNPELTYNKHNVNAIDRKNIFQIIKEIRKCDILISGGGSLLQDVTSARNVIYYLSIMIIGILFRKKVMIYSQGIGPINRPINRYLTKIVLNKVDVITLRDHKSEKILREINIKNKNINVTADPVIGLKKRDTKLGREMLVKSGMKDTNKPIIGFAIRGRDRDQNLIDVMSSVSDKIIDEMGVNVVFIPFHYGEDMKVLSEIEQNMKNKAIFLKGKYDINEMLSIIGNLDLLIGIRLHSLIFGAVMNIPMIAVSYDPKINNFMEYLDEDVFCNVSELDEDSLVSEIRDKISHEEEYKRKLYDKVEYLKERLHQNEEIISKLLKKSKK, encoded by the coding sequence ATGAATAAAATAGTCATTTCAGGATATTATGGATTTAATAATATTGGAGATGAATCTATACTAACAGCGATTATTTCTAATTTAAAAGACAATATTGATGATATAGATATAACAGTGCTATCAAAAAATCCAGAATTGACTTATAATAAGCATAATGTAAATGCTATAGATAGAAAAAACATTTTTCAAATAATAAAGGAAATAAGAAAATGTGATATCTTAATAAGTGGAGGGGGAAGCCTACTACAAGATGTCACAAGTGCCAGAAATGTGATATACTATCTATCCATAATGATAATAGGAATATTATTTAGAAAAAAAGTTATGATTTACAGTCAAGGAATAGGACCTATAAATCGACCTATAAATAGATACTTAACAAAGATCGTTTTAAATAAAGTAGATGTTATAACTTTAAGAGATCATAAATCTGAAAAAATTCTTAGAGAAATAAACATTAAAAATAAGAATATAAATGTAACAGCAGATCCTGTAATAGGTTTAAAGAAAAGAGATACGAAACTAGGAAGAGAAATGCTAGTTAAATCGGGTATGAAAGACACAAACAAACCTATAATAGGATTTGCTATAAGAGGAAGAGATAGAGATCAAAATTTAATTGATGTTATGTCTAGTGTTTCAGATAAAATCATAGATGAAATGGGAGTAAATGTTGTATTTATTCCCTTTCATTATGGTGAAGATATGAAAGTATTGAGTGAGATAGAGCAAAATATGAAAAATAAAGCTATATTTCTTAAAGGCAAATATGATATAAATGAAATGCTAAGCATTATAGGAAATTTAGATTTATTGATTGGAATAAGATTACATTCACTCATATTTGGAGCTGTAATGAATATACCTATGATAGCAGTATCTTATGACCCTAAAATAAATAATTTTATGGAGTACTTAGATGAAGATGTATTTTGTAATGTTAGTGAGCTAGATGAAGATTCTCTTGTGTCAGAGATAAGAGATAAAATAAGTCATGAGGAAGAATATAAGCGTAAACTTTATGATAAGGTCGAATATTTAAAAGAAAGATTACATCAAAATGAAGAAATAATCTCTAAACTTCTAAAAAAAAGCAAGAAGTGA
- a CDS encoding DUF5693 family protein, producing MKKNRILIIFILIGILASSVLSFNRMSVEAKNKNIDITLDLKEIEKLSEQSNQDVSWWLKNFKKWGVNSVALNEESFEQMVDENKPIEIKVVGDIIKDIHWKDKYPKELVSYLEEKDMDRYDLVATTNSESLYKFIEKGLEERYNPKKYKIIESGDEYIFVLDGTSKEALYEKGLVLIDSKGKPYVEQKELAGSKLMKLGLGYDPEKVKMIKDSGLDVIIRPFNYNPGWTGKKHVEASLNEYKKLNVEPKYMLFTGEEVLGYPNNIDIVKKFVKDNNTKIGLIESGVQRGHVKQKGIEDFTRELSYNAVRTFSVEPYIQERYKYYNYEGAEEIENTLYRAVTERNIRLIYFRPFKHDSTTYVTDYKEYEKTFNDFKNRIAEHGMTLGESSVMEPNVTNSILKMLIALGVLGGGILLVQYILNINDKFKTIKIVLGIPFIIAMYLLMPSFSEKIFALLAAIVFPSLSMVYFCSRLKTDYLDESKKGTLKNSIISGIRDLIVMVLISSIGALFVASTLSSIEYLLEMGIFRGVKPAQLMPIVIYLILFLGYFGYKKDKDKNNNKVTISDLKELLMDNIKILYVILGVGLLGVGYVYLARTGHETNIQPSNIEMIGRNFLEFKLIARPRTKEFLMAFPAVIIACDMAFNKRKLGVFITGLMIVLGQTSIVNTFSHLRTPMYLSIIRTGYGLLFGVAVGIIYLIILKAIVKTLDTLRGEFFNE from the coding sequence ATGAAAAAAAATAGAATATTAATTATATTTATATTAATAGGAATATTAGCCTCTTCTGTCTTATCTTTTAATAGGATGAGTGTTGAAGCTAAAAACAAAAATATAGATATAACTTTAGACTTAAAAGAGATTGAAAAGCTTTCAGAACAATCTAATCAAGATGTAAGTTGGTGGCTTAAAAACTTCAAAAAGTGGGGAGTAAATTCTGTTGCCCTTAATGAAGAATCTTTTGAACAAATGGTAGATGAGAACAAACCTATAGAAATAAAAGTTGTTGGAGATATAATAAAAGATATACACTGGAAAGATAAATATCCTAAAGAGTTAGTTAGTTATTTAGAAGAAAAAGATATGGATAGATACGACTTAGTTGCTACAACTAACTCAGAGTCACTTTACAAATTTATAGAGAAAGGTCTAGAAGAAAGATATAATCCTAAGAAGTACAAGATAATAGAATCCGGAGATGAGTATATCTTTGTATTAGATGGAACATCAAAAGAAGCTTTATATGAAAAAGGTTTAGTGTTAATAGATAGTAAAGGTAAACCATATGTAGAGCAAAAAGAGTTAGCAGGATCTAAATTAATGAAACTAGGACTTGGATATGACCCTGAAAAAGTAAAGATGATAAAAGACTCAGGTTTAGATGTAATAATAAGACCATTTAATTATAACCCAGGCTGGACTGGAAAAAAACATGTAGAGGCAAGTTTAAATGAATATAAAAAATTAAATGTAGAGCCTAAATACATGTTATTCACTGGAGAAGAAGTTTTAGGATATCCTAATAATATTGATATAGTCAAAAAATTTGTAAAAGATAATAATACGAAGATTGGATTAATCGAATCAGGAGTACAAAGAGGACATGTAAAGCAAAAAGGAATAGAAGATTTTACAAGAGAACTAAGTTATAACGCAGTGAGAACATTCAGTGTAGAACCATATATACAAGAACGATATAAGTATTATAACTATGAAGGTGCAGAGGAGATAGAAAATACATTATATAGAGCTGTAACGGAAAGAAATATAAGACTTATATATTTTAGACCATTTAAACATGATAGCACTACTTATGTAACAGATTATAAAGAATATGAAAAAACATTTAATGATTTTAAAAATAGAATAGCAGAACATGGAATGACACTAGGTGAAAGTAGTGTAATGGAACCTAATGTTACAAACTCTATACTAAAAATGCTTATAGCCTTAGGTGTTCTTGGTGGAGGAATATTATTAGTACAATATATTTTAAATATAAATGATAAATTCAAAACAATAAAAATAGTACTAGGAATACCATTTATAATAGCAATGTACTTGTTAATGCCTAGCTTTAGTGAAAAAATATTTGCTCTTTTAGCGGCAATAGTATTTCCATCATTGAGTATGGTTTACTTTTGTAGTAGACTAAAAACAGATTATCTAGATGAAAGTAAAAAAGGAACTTTGAAAAATAGCATAATATCAGGAATAAGAGATTTAATAGTTATGGTTTTAATATCTTCTATAGGGGCACTATTCGTAGCATCTACTCTTTCGAGCATAGAATATTTATTAGAAATGGGTATCTTTAGAGGTGTTAAACCTGCTCAATTAATGCCTATAGTAATCTACTTGATATTATTCTTAGGTTATTTTGGTTATAAAAAAGATAAGGATAAAAACAATAATAAAGTTACTATATCAGATTTAAAAGAACTGCTAATGGACAATATAAAGATACTATACGTGATATTAGGTGTGGGATTACTGGGTGTAGGTTATGTATATTTAGCTAGAACTGGTCATGAGACTAATATACAACCAAGTAATATAGAAATGATAGGAAGAAACTTTTTAGAGTTTAAGTTAATAGCTAGACCTAGAACCAAAGAGTTTCTTATGGCCTTTCCTGCAGTTATTATAGCTTGTGATATGGCGTTTAACAAAAGAAAACTAGGAGTATTTATAACTGGTCTTATGATAGTTCTTGGGCAAACTTCTATAGTAAATACATTTAGTCATTTAAGAACTCCTATGTATTTATCTATAATTAGAACTGGCTATGGATTATTGTTTGGAGTAGCTGTAGGTATTATTTACTTAATAATACTAAAAGCAATAGTTAAGACATTAGACACTCTGAGAGGAGAATTTTTTAATGAATAA
- a CDS encoding type II toxin-antitoxin system PemK/MazF family toxin yields MIVKRGDVFYADLSPVIGSEQGGVRPVLVVQNDIGNKYSPTIIISAITSQINKAKLPTHVEITAPEYGLPKDSVVLLEQIRTIDKKRLREKIGHFDDGMMGKVDCCLKISIGLTDV; encoded by the coding sequence GTGATAGTAAAAAGAGGAGATGTTTTTTATGCAGACCTAAGTCCTGTTATTGGCTCAGAGCAGGGTGGTGTAAGACCTGTACTAGTTGTACAAAATGATATAGGTAATAAGTATAGCCCGACCATAATAATATCAGCAATTACATCTCAGATAAATAAAGCTAAGTTGCCAACGCATGTAGAAATAACTGCACCAGAATATGGATTGCCTAAAGACTCAGTCGTATTACTTGAACAAATACGCACTATAGATAAGAAGCGATTGAGAGAAAAAATAGGACATTTTGATGATGGAATGATGGGAAAAGTAGATTGCTGTTTAAAAATAAGCATAGGATTGACAGATGTCTAA
- a CDS encoding CopG family ribbon-helix-helix protein encodes MAETKKIIISLPNSLLEEVDDLVSIEEENRSEFIREAMKLYLRERKKIQVKESMKKGYLEMSQINVSLSEMGLAEDIRELCIYETTLTGCEKL; translated from the coding sequence ATGGCCGAAACAAAAAAAATAATAATAAGTTTGCCCAACAGCTTGCTAGAAGAGGTAGACGATTTAGTGTCTATAGAAGAGGAAAATAGAAGTGAATTTATACGAGAGGCCATGAAATTATATTTAAGAGAACGAAAGAAAATCCAGGTAAAGGAGAGTATGAAAAAGGGATATTTAGAAATGAGTCAAATAAATGTTTCTTTATCTGAAATGGGTCTAGCAGAAGATATAAGAGAGCTATGTATTTATGAGACAACTTTGACGGGGTGTGAGAAACTGTGA
- the alr gene encoding alanine racemase: protein MNTLEEIRPAWAEIDLDNLSYNLSQIKKLVSDSTEIMAVVKANAYGHGAIEISKVFLEEGVNKLAVATLSEAIELRNAGIDAEILILGYTPKSQLRSIIKYNITQTIYNYEAAYELSEIAKEMNKICNIHIKIDTGMSRLGYRTEDEDIKNIIKISKLSNIFIEGIFSHFSTADESDKLFVEQQYREFMLMINNLEKNNIYIPIKHISNSASIIDLPEYNLNLVRPGIILYGLYPSNEVKKDNIKLKPVMTLKAKISNVKIIPKETGVSYGRTYITDKETTIATIPIGYADGFTRMLIDKGSMLINGKKAKVVGRVCMDQCMLDVTGIEDVYIGQEVIIFGNDEKANSVDEIADELKTINYEILCMVSRRIPRVYKKHNEIVKIVDYLVHS from the coding sequence ATGAATACTTTAGAAGAGATTAGACCAGCATGGGCAGAAATTGATTTAGATAATTTATCTTATAATTTGAGTCAAATAAAAAAACTAGTTAGTGATTCAACTGAAATTATGGCAGTGGTTAAAGCAAATGCATATGGACATGGAGCTATAGAAATTAGTAAAGTTTTTTTAGAAGAGGGGGTAAATAAGTTAGCTGTTGCTACTCTCTCGGAAGCAATTGAACTTAGAAATGCTGGTATAGATGCAGAAATACTAATACTAGGTTATACTCCCAAAAGTCAACTTCGATCTATAATAAAATACAATATTACACAAACTATATATAACTATGAAGCTGCATATGAATTATCTGAAATTGCGAAAGAAATGAATAAAATTTGCAATATTCATATTAAAATAGATACAGGAATGAGTAGATTAGGGTATAGAACAGAAGATGAAGATATAAAAAATATTATAAAGATAAGTAAACTATCGAACATATTTATTGAAGGTATATTTTCCCACTTTTCTACTGCTGATGAAAGTGATAAGCTATTTGTTGAGCAACAATATAGAGAATTTATGTTAATGATTAATAATCTAGAAAAAAACAATATATATATACCAATAAAGCATATATCCAATAGTGCTAGTATAATAGATTTACCAGAATACAACTTAAATTTAGTAAGACCAGGTATTATACTTTATGGACTTTATCCATCTAATGAAGTTAAGAAAGACAACATTAAGTTAAAGCCAGTAATGACATTGAAAGCCAAGATATCTAATGTGAAAATAATTCCAAAGGAAACAGGAGTAAGCTATGGGAGGACATATATTACAGATAAAGAAACAACTATAGCGACTATTCCAATAGGCTATGCAGATGGATTTACAAGAATGCTTATAGATAAAGGAAGTATGTTAATTAATGGGAAGAAAGCTAAAGTGGTAGGTAGAGTTTGTATGGATCAGTGTATGCTAGATGTTACAGGTATAGAAGATGTATATATAGGTCAAGAGGTTATCATATTTGGAAATGATGAAAAAGCAAATAGTGTAGATGAAATAGCAGATGAATTAAAAACTATAAATTATGAAATTCTATGTATGGTTAGCAGAAGAATTCCAAGAGTATATAAAAAGCATAATGAAATAGTAAAGATTGTAGACTATTTAGTGCATTCTTAG
- a CDS encoding outer membrane lipoprotein carrier protein LolA, whose protein sequence is MKRILLVILSVMIALYLSGCREKTKEEEFNDIQKTLNSVMTYTCEADITVKGNKSSKSFKAKHMFKNPNKYIAEIIEPKENEGNKTVYNGKQAYLHNKQINQHTILKDFEISGEEMLFIGYFLKNLNTTEEVTIGIDKIDEKDYLTIEVDIPGNNKHRKYERLWVDKKTHIPYKLVIFDDKNNEVVKVIYKDVEYNVDIQDEKFTIK, encoded by the coding sequence ATGAAACGTATATTGTTGGTAATTCTTTCTGTTATGATTGCGCTATACTTGAGTGGATGTAGAGAAAAAACTAAAGAAGAAGAGTTCAATGATATACAAAAAACTTTAAACAGTGTAATGACTTATACATGTGAAGCAGATATAACTGTAAAAGGTAACAAAAGTTCTAAGAGCTTTAAAGCTAAGCATATGTTTAAAAATCCTAATAAATATATTGCAGAAATAATAGAACCTAAAGAAAATGAAGGAAATAAAACCGTATATAATGGGAAACAAGCATATCTTCATAATAAACAAATAAATCAACATACTATACTAAAAGACTTTGAAATATCTGGAGAAGAAATGCTTTTTATAGGATACTTTCTTAAAAACTTAAATACAACAGAAGAAGTAACAATAGGAATTGACAAGATTGATGAAAAAGACTATTTAACTATAGAGGTTGATATACCAGGTAACAATAAACATAGAAAGTATGAAAGACTATGGGTAGATAAAAAGACTCATATTCCGTATAAGCTAGTAATTTTTGATGACAAAAATAATGAAGTTGTAAAAGTTATATATAAAGATGTAGAATATAATGTAGATATACAAGATGAAAAATTCACTATAAAGTAA